A region of the Chloroflexota bacterium genome:
ACCGCTTGTGTATCTGATCCATTACACCCCTCCTTGATGGAGGAATGTAACCATTGGAGTTCACTTTTCAACCGTAAACGGTTCACTTTTGAAGCATAAACAGTTCACTTTTCAGTCGTAACTAACAGTGACCTCCCGCTGCTTGACACGGGATTAGGGCAACGCTCATAATGATGTCTGATACATGCGCATTGGGTTGCTAGCAGACACCCACATTCCCGAAGCGGCAGATAGACTCCCTCCTCAAATAGCAGAGGTCTTTCAGGGAGTTGATCTTATTCTGCACGCTGGGGATATCTATCTCCCCTCAGTTCTGGACGAGTTGGAGTGTATAGCGCCGGTGCTGGCGGCCAAAGGTGATGATGACACGGGGGATATGCTGTTAGATAGACGCGTGAAATGGAAACATGTCCTGAAGCTAGAGGGACAAACGCTGTGGCTCGTCCATGACCTACCGTACGCTCGTATGTTGACGCCCTGGCACAAAGTGAACCCATCCAGCAAAGCAGACGACGGCCCACCGAATGTCGTGGTCTTCGGTCATGACCACTGCACTATCGTGCAGCGGCGCAACGGCGTGCTCTTCATAAACCCTGGCAGTCCCACTTTTCTCAACTATCGCCATGAGCCAGGAACTGTTGCGTTGCTGGACATCCACTCGGGCGAGGCTCGTGTTGATATCCTGCAAATTTAGCTCGCGACTTCTCAACCCAGTGGCTATCTGCCACACCTCACCCGATGATCCACATTAGTATACCTACCTAATCACTGGCGCATTCCCGCGCCTCAGAATATATCAGTCGGCTTACTGTTCCAGGCTCTCAATATGCTTGACGAAGTCCTCCACGGTTACGAACCCTTTCATCTTGTCGATGTCAACCTCAACATCGAAGGTACTTTCCACAGCAACGATGATCTGCACCCAATGCAGGGAATCGGCTTTCAAGTCCTTTAGAAGCATGGCAGGAGTAATACCCTGCTCATTGCAGTGGGTAACCCTGGCCAGTATCTTCTTCACTTCATCAAATACAGACATCCTAATCTCCCATAAGCATTCGAGACCGTCCAATGAATCGATTATGTCTCCAGAACATCTCCAAAGCTGGCCGTCTTTGTAATTACCTTCCGTTATTATTGTTGCTATCATTATTCAAGGCAGCCTTCTGTGCCTTTTGTAACTCGCTTCTCAGTGTGGGGATGAACTCGCTTTCCACAGCCAGCTTGGCTTCCTTAATCGCCGCACTGATCTGATCAGCACGGCTATTACCATGCGCCACAACGGCCACCCCGTCTATTCCCCATACAGGTGCACCCCCGGCCGCCACTGCCGGGCCGACCATCCTCATTAGTTCAGAGATAATCCTGTTGACTTCTGCTGCCGGGAGCTTGTCGTTTAGCTGCTGGGCAAGCCACTGGCTGATACTTCTGCCCAAGCCCTCAGAAAATTTGAGCAATATGTTACCTACGAAACCATCACAGACAATGACGTTGGCCTTTCCCAGGGGAATATCCATTCCCTCCACATTGCCAATGAAGTTCAGGCCACTCTCCTTGAGCAAGGAATAAGCCTCCTTCACCACTTCATTACCCTTTCCTTCTTCGCTGCCGACATTGAGAAGCCCAACAGTAGGTTCATCGATGCCGTGGAACTTCTTGACAAAGACACTGCCCGTCACAGCGAAGCTCAGAAAATGACTGGCTTGGCAGCCTACATTGGCTCCCATATCAAAAACGGCGGTGTTGGGAGCCAGTTGAATGAAGGGTCCTCCGATGATGGGCCTATCGACCCCTGGTAGAGTGCCTAGATGCTGATAGGCGCAAACCACCAGGGCTCCGGTGGAACCGGCACTCATCATGGCATCTGCCTTGCCCTCCTTGACCAGCTTCGCTGCTACCGCCACCGAGTTCTTTGGTTTACGCATGGCGGCCAGGATTGGGTGCTCACCACCTTTGATAACCTCGGGGGCATCAACCAGATGGACTGGCAGATTGTTGGTATTGTGCTTGGCAAGCTCCGGTTCGACTTCCAGCTTGGGACCTGTCAAGATAATCTCCACTCCCAGCTTCTCCGCTGCCTGGACAGCTCCCTTGACCACTTCGGCGGGAGCATAATCACCCCCCATGGCGTCAACTGCTATCCTGACCAGCCGTTTCTCTTTTTGCTGTGTCTTTGTGGCTCTTCCTTTTTTTTGTGGCGGCCTTTCCCGCCCAACCTCGCCCGCCCAAGAGCCGCCACTATTTGATTCCTTCATAGCATCTCCTCCTCTTGCGTGATGCGGCAACAACATGCTCCGCTAGCTAACAGCGTGGGTTAACTGCGTCTTATAGCCAAGCGCTGCGCCAGCTAACATTCTGCAAACCGCTTCACGGATGAAATTTCGGGAATAACAACCTCGTCTACTTCGGACCTTTCTCCACAGTTTCCTTGGCAAGAATGGCAGCACCAAGAGCAGCTACCAT
Encoded here:
- a CDS encoding acyl carrier protein → MIATIITEGNYKDGQLWRCSGDIIDSLDGLECLWEIRMSVFDEVKKILARVTHCNEQGITPAMLLKDLKADSLHWVQIIVAVESTFDVEVDIDKMKGFVTVEDFVKHIESLEQ
- the plsX gene encoding phosphate acyltransferase PlsX, translated to MLLPHHARGGDAMKESNSGGSWAGEVGRERPPQKKGRATKTQQKEKRLVRIAVDAMGGDYAPAEVVKGAVQAAEKLGVEIILTGPKLEVEPELAKHNTNNLPVHLVDAPEVIKGGEHPILAAMRKPKNSVAVAAKLVKEGKADAMMSAGSTGALVVCAYQHLGTLPGVDRPIIGGPFIQLAPNTAVFDMGANVGCQASHFLSFAVTGSVFVKKFHGIDEPTVGLLNVGSEEGKGNEVVKEAYSLLKESGLNFIGNVEGMDIPLGKANVIVCDGFVGNILLKFSEGLGRSISQWLAQQLNDKLPAAEVNRIISELMRMVGPAVAAGGAPVWGIDGVAVVAHGNSRADQISAAIKEAKLAVESEFIPTLRSELQKAQKAALNNDSNNNNGR